A genomic window from Longimicrobiaceae bacterium includes:
- a CDS encoding Uma2 family endonuclease — protein MYAPTPHRFTVREYYRMAEVGILREGERVELLEGQVVQMTPIGSRHAGTVSLLASLLGRAYGQDAIISVQNPLRVGDLSEPEPDIAVLRPRDDFYRDSHPTPPDVLLLIEVADTSSGLDRAGKAEIYARAGIAHYWIVDLAAGEVVVHLRAENGRWSSVRTASPDDSLPLPGLLGASVPVRVLLPSARA, from the coding sequence CCCACGCCGCACCGGTTCACGGTGCGCGAGTACTACCGGATGGCCGAGGTCGGCATCCTGCGCGAAGGCGAGCGGGTGGAGCTGCTGGAGGGCCAGGTCGTTCAGATGACCCCCATCGGGAGCCGCCACGCGGGCACCGTGTCGCTGCTCGCGTCGCTGCTGGGCCGCGCGTACGGGCAGGACGCCATCATCTCGGTGCAGAACCCGCTGCGGGTGGGCGACCTCAGCGAGCCGGAGCCGGACATCGCGGTGCTGCGGCCCCGCGACGACTTCTACCGCGACAGCCACCCCACGCCTCCCGACGTGCTGCTGCTGATCGAGGTCGCCGACACGTCGTCGGGCTTGGATCGCGCCGGGAAGGCGGAGATCTACGCCCGCGCCGGGATCGCGCACTACTGGATCGTGGACTTGGCGGCGGGCGAAGTGGTCGTTCATCTCCGCGCCGAAAACGGCCGCTGGAGCTCCGTCCGCACCGCATCTCCGGACGACTCGCTTCCGTTGCCGGGGCTGCTCGGGGCGAGCGTTCCCGTGCGCGTGCTGCTGCCTTCGGCGCGCGCGTGA
- a CDS encoding YcxB family protein, whose translation MERDEHARAVQAIRGGEMAAMGLLPLMAWFAVLSALATAIESVGIGRTNPFAFMSLVLPAAFLGAAWWRSRRTGVLRWSFSDAGVAIDGRPRPLRIRWDAVREAEETAEFFLLRLEAMGCYVPKRALAECEGQVRALLLDRLGERARVAPQS comes from the coding sequence GTGGAACGCGACGAGCACGCGCGAGCGGTCCAGGCAATTCGCGGCGGGGAGATGGCGGCGATGGGCCTGCTCCCGCTCATGGCGTGGTTCGCGGTGCTGTCGGCACTGGCGACGGCAATCGAATCCGTCGGGATCGGTCGGACCAACCCGTTCGCGTTCATGTCGCTCGTCCTTCCGGCAGCGTTCCTCGGCGCGGCGTGGTGGCGGAGCCGGCGGACGGGCGTACTGCGGTGGAGCTTTTCCGACGCGGGCGTGGCGATCGACGGCAGGCCGCGCCCGCTGCGCATCCGGTGGGACGCCGTTCGCGAGGCGGAAGAGACTGCGGAGTTCTTCCTGCTGCGGCTCGAAGCGATGGGCTGCTACGTGCCGAAGCGCGCCCTCGCCGAATGCGAGGGCCAGGTCCGCGCGCTTCTTCTCGACAGACTGGGTGAACGGGCGCGCGTCGCCCCTCAAAGCTGA